The window GAAGAAGCACCGGATCATGCAGCGGCGATGGAAGAAGAACGTTGCGCCTATGCTGGCCGTTGGGCATCCAAATTGCCGATACGTCGCGACCGCCAGCGCGACCTACCCGCCCCTCGACTTCCATAACAAGGTGCGGAAGGCGCTCGCCATCGGCGGACCGACCTTCATCCACACCTTTGACCCGTGCCCGAAGGGTTGGGATTTTCACCCCCAGTACTCGCGGGAGATCGGCGAGCTGGGGATCAAGTCCGGCATCTTCCCCCTCTACGAGATCATCGACGGGAAGGTCGAGTACACCTACGACGCCCGAGGCAAGCAGCGGACCCCGGTCCGCGAGTACCTCATGAAGCAAGGCCGCTTCGCGCACCTGGCGGACGAAGACGTCGAGTACATCCAGGCGCACGTCGACACAATGTGGGACGAGTGGGAGCTGCCGGGCGTCGCCCCCTTCAAGGGCGAATTGCAGCTCGCAAAAGCGTAAGGCGCAGCGCGCGCGGAATAGTGAGGAGGAAACGATGGCGGATCAGATCGAGGTGAAGAGCCACAGCACGCCGGACGAGGTCCGGACGCCGGACAAGACCCGGGTCGAGCTGGTCCGAGTCGGTGGGTCGACGCTGGGGCGATTGACGCTGCAGCCGGGTTGGAAGTGGTCCGAGTGCATCAAACCGGTGGTGCACACGGAGAGCTGCCAGGTACACCACGTCGGCTACGCTCTATCCGGGAGCATCACCGTTCGCCTCACCAATGGGAACCAGGCGACCATCAAGGGGGGCGACTCATACGACATCCCGCCAGGGCACGACGCGTGGGTCGACGGACCCGAGCCCTTCGTCGGGGTTGAGGTGCAGAGCGCGGAGCAGTACGCCAGGCCCAGCTAGCGATCGCTCCGGATCCAGAGCGGCGCGACGCGTGAGCATCGCGCCGCTCCTGCGCCAAGCTGGATAGCCACGGCCGCGAGCTGGCCTCGCCGAGCAGGCGACCCTACCGCCCCAGCGTGAATTGGGCGCGCACGACGCCGGTCACCTTCTTCTGTATCGTCGATGTGTCGTACGTCCCCTGGTCGGAGATCTGGGTCGAGTTCGGCGGCGTGATCTGAATGACGCCCGTGCTCGCCGACACCAGATGGCCGAGGCGTGCGCCAGTGCTACCGGCAATCTGCTCGGCTCTCGCCTGCGCGTCCTTCGTGGCGCCGGCGAAGAGCTGCACGCGAAGGTCCGGGAGCTTGGAGTAGAAATACTCGGGGTTGCGACCCGAGAAGATCACGCCTTGATCGATGAGCTGGCTCGTCTTCTGGGCGATGCCGGTGATCTTGTCGACCTCCGCCGAATTGATCGTCACCTCTTGCGTAAGTCGATACGCGACGATGGCGTTCGTACACCCTGCGCGCGGCGGGTTGCCGCACTGCTCCTGAATGGGGGACTGCAGGATGGACGACATGGTGATCTCGTCCTTCGCGACTCCCTGGTCCGCCAGAAACTTCGAAACGATGTCCGCGTCCGACAGCATTTGCGCGTAACCCTGCTGCAGGGACGCCACCGGCACGTCGCGTCCGAAGGTGCCGGACCACTTGATCTGGTCGGATGTGATCTGGACGTCGGTCGATCCGGTGACGGTGAGCACGGAGCTGTCGAACGTCTTGACGTAGTCGATCGTATTGGCGGCGATGAGACTTCCGCCGACGATCGCTGCGCTGAGAAGGAACGCGGCGGCGACGACCGCCCAGCTCCGGACCATCTTTCATCCGCGTAACGTTCTGGAACGATACGCTCGACGATACCGCAAACCCACTCTTCGCGCCACGGAACCGGCGCCCGGACGTCGCGCCAGGCCCGAAGACGCGGTGTAACCAAGCTACAGGCCGTGGCCCGAGCCGCCGTCCAGCACGATTTCCGCGCCGACGAGATTGAGCACCCGCCGAGAGGCGAGGAACACGATAAGCTCCGCCACTTCCTCGGGCGCCGTGACCCGCCCGGTCGGCGTCTCGCGGTCCCATTCTTGGAGCACCTCTTCCACGGACTTGCCGGTTCTGGTGGCCGCGGCCCTCGCCCGGGCCAGATGTCGATCGGTCGCGACGACCCCGAGCGAGATGGTGTTCATCGCAATGCCACGGCGGGCCAGATCACTGGCGCCGCCCTTTGAGAACACGCGGAGCCCCGCGTTCGCGATTGCAGCGGGGACGCCGCCCGGCTGCGGATCTCGCCCGGCCCCGCCGCTGATGTTGACGATTGCCCCGCCGCCCCTTCGCTCCATGATCGGTACGATCGCGCGCGTAAGGCGGAGCGCGGTGAGCACCTTGATCGTCCAGGATGAGACGACCATCTCGTCGGTAATCTCCGTGAACGGTCCGTAGCTGGAATCACCGACCCCGTTCACCAGGATGTCGGCTCCCCCGAAGGTCGCCAGCGTCCGCTCGACCACCGTCTCTACGCCTCCGGGCGCCGTGAGATCGACCGCAATGCCGAGCACGCGGCTATCATGGCCCTGTGCCGCGGCAGCCTGCTGGAGATCCGCGACCGCCCGCTCTACCGTGTCGTCGTGTCTGCCGGCGAACGCGACGGAGGCTCCGTGCCCCACGAGTAGGCGCCCCGTCGCGAGCCCGATTCCGCGACTTCCCCCGGAGATAACCGCGATCTTCCCGTCGAGCTGGAATGTCACGTGCTCCCTCCAATGCCGCCATCTCGGCCCCGCGCCGTCGTTCACCATCGTCGCGCTCTGGGACACGCGGCGGCTAGCGTGTCGCCGACCGCGTGCGCCCCCTGACACGCGCGGGGGGAAGACCCCACCCCGCCGGCAAGCGCGCTGGCTACCCGATTTTGCCGCAAACGACCACCCCATCCACCGTGGCGACCGCGGCCGCTGAGCCCCGATGGTTGTTTCAAATTGCTCACGGGAGCGCGGGTTCTTGGCGAGCGGAGGGGGAGGGGATGATCGGTCGGGTTCAGACAGCCCTTCGGCAGGTCGCGCGCCCGGCGGCGGCTGATTCCCACAGCGGCCCGATCGAGGCACTCGTGATCGAGGCTCTGGGCATTGCGCTCGCGTTCTATGTCTTTTCCACAGCGTTCGGATGGGTTACCGGTGATCTGAAAACGCTCATCGGGGACATCACGCCGCTGCCCTTCACGTTGGCGGCGGCGGCCATGGCATCGAGGGTCGGAAACGTCCCGGCGCTGCAACGGCGCGCCCGCTGGGCCTGGCGAGTGCTGGCCATGGCGTTCCTCGCCTATGCGGTCGGAGACGCGATCTGGGCATTTGATGAGCTCGTGCTCGGTGAAGTGGCGTTTCCGTCCTGGGCCGACGCGGCATATGTGCTCTTTTATCCCCTCGTACTGACCGGCCTCGTCCTGTTCCCACCGGCCCCGCGAACGCGCGCCGAGCAGACCAAGTTCTGGCTCGACCTGGCAGCGGTCGTGCTCGGGAGCGGCATGATTGTCTGGTACTTCGTCATTCGGCCCATCGCATCCGCCCAACAGTCGGATCCGCTGGCGGCCGCCATCGCAATCCTGTATCCGGTCGGCGACCTGGTCCTGATCGGCGGCGTCGGCGCCCTCCTGCTGCGTCTAACCCCAACCGCCAATCGGACTCCGCTCCTCATCCTCGGGGGCAGCCTCACGCTGTTCGTCGCGGCCGATCTTGCCTACGGTCCCAAGATTCTTAGCGATACCTATGTCAGCGGCGACTGGCTTGACCTGATATGGGTGGGCGCTGAATGGCTCTTGGCCGTCGCCGCGTACGTGCAACTCAGCGCCGTCGATCGCCCGCTGGCGAGCCGAGAGCGTGTGGTCAGGCAAACGATTAGCTGGATCCCGTACGTGGGCCTGGCGCTCGGGTATGGGCTTCTGATGGCGGTCTCCCGGGTGCCGACGGACGAAGCATTGCCCGATCTCGTCCTGGGAGCCATCGCTCTTACCACCATCGTCTTGATCCGGCAGGTCGCTGCGCTGCGGGAGAACGCGCTCCTGCTCGAGGAGCGAGCAGCCCACCGCCGCGAGGCGCGCTGGGAATCGCTGGTCCAACAAGCCTCTGACGTGATCCTCATCGTCGATGACCGCGCGGTGATTCGATACGCGACGCCGTCGGTCGCATCCCAGCTCGGACATCGGCCCCGCGATATTGAGGGTACGTCGTTGCTCGCGCTCATCCATCCCGATGACGCGGCCATCGCGTCGGAGTTCTTGGCCCAATCCACGGCGCACGTCGGCGCCGGCCCATCGTCCGAATGGCGCCTCCGGTCAGAAACGGGCGCATGGCGAACGGTTGAGGTGCTTGCCAACAATCTCACTGGAGATGCCAACGTCGACGGAATCGTGCTCACGTTCCGTGACATTAGTGACCGAAAAGAATTCGAGGAGCAGCTACGTCGCCAGGCCTTCGAAGATCCCTTGACAGGCTTGGCCAATCGTGCGCTCTTCCGCGATCGTGTCGCGCATTCGCTCGCGCGCGGCCGCCGATCGATGACCCCGGCCGTCGTGCTGTTCCTCGACCTGGATAATTTCAAGGTAGTGAACGACAGTCTGGGGCACCGGGCCGGCGATGATCTGCTGAGGGAAGTGGCGGATCGCGTCGCCTCGTCCGTGCGGCCTGGCGATACGGTCGCCCGGTTCGCGGGTGATGAGTTTGCAATTCTGCTCGCGGATCCCGCGTCGACTGAGGATGCCACCACCGTTGGGGAACGGATCGTGAAGGAGCTGCGCCAACCGTTCGCTGTCCAAGGACGCGAGGTTTTCGTGGAGTGCAGCATCGGGATCGCATCCGCGGCCTGCAGCCAATCAAAGCACGTCGACCAGTGCGCCGACGACCTGATCCGGAACGCGGATGCCGCCATGTACGTGGCGAAGCGGCGCGGTGGTGGCCGGGCCGAGGTTTTCGCTCCCCATATGCACGCGGACGCTCTGGCGCACCTGCGACTGATCACCGATCTCCGGCATGCCATCGAGAGGGACGAGTTCTTCCTCCTCTACCAGCCGATCGTCGACCTCGATTCGGGTGCCCTCACTGGGGTCGAGGCGCTCGTGCGCTGGCGGCATCCGGAGCGGGGCATTGTGCCTCCTGCGGCGTTCATCAGCATTGCCGAGGAGACGGGACTCGTGGTTCCTATTGGTCTCTGGGTTCTCGAGCAGGCGTGCCGACAAGGCGAGCTCTGGCGTTCTCAAGACTCAGTTCATCCGGTGATGGTCAGCGTCAACCTTTCGGCACGTCAGCTTCGCGAGGATAATCTCGTGCGCGACGTCGCGGCCGTGCTTCACGAGACTGCCTTTCCGCCGCACCTGCTGACGCTGGAAGTTACCGAAAGCACGTTGGTCGAGGGGAGCGAGCGGGTCATTGGCCGCCTCACCGACCTGAAGAGGCTTGGAATTCGCCTCTCCCTGGATGATTTCGGCACTGGATATTCATCCCTCAGCTATCTCCAGAACCTGCCCATCGACGCCCTCAAGATCGATAAGTCCTTTGTCGACCGCCTCGGAGCCGCTGAGGAGGCCACGACCCTCGTCGAGACGGTCGTCGCCATGTCACGCGCCCTACATCTGAGCACCGTCGCCGAGGGCATCGAGGACGCGCAACAAGCCGACCGGCTGCGGTCCCTGGGCTGCGCGCTCGGACAGGGATATTTTTTCGCCCG is drawn from Chloroflexota bacterium and contains these coding sequences:
- a CDS encoding cupin domain-containing protein; translation: MADQIEVKSHSTPDEVRTPDKTRVELVRVGGSTLGRLTLQPGWKWSECIKPVVHTESCQVHHVGYALSGSITVRLTNGNQATIKGGDSYDIPPGHDAWVDGPEPFVGVEVQSAEQYARPS
- a CDS encoding SDR family oxidoreductase, whose protein sequence is MTFQLDGKIAVISGGSRGIGLATGRLLVGHGASVAFAGRHDDTVERAVADLQQAAAAQGHDSRVLGIAVDLTAPGGVETVVERTLATFGGADILVNGVGDSSYGPFTEITDEMVVSSWTIKVLTALRLTRAIVPIMERRGGGAIVNISGGAGRDPQPGGVPAAIANAGLRVFSKGGASDLARRGIAMNTISLGVVATDRHLARARAAATRTGKSVEEVLQEWDRETPTGRVTAPEEVAELIVFLASRRVLNLVGAEIVLDGGSGHGL
- a CDS encoding SIMPL domain-containing protein (The SIMPL domain is named for its presence in mouse protein SIMPL (signalling molecule that associates with mouse pelle-like kinase). Bacterial member BP26, from Brucella, was shown to assemble into a channel-like structure, while YggE from E. coli has been associated with resistance to oxidative stress.), which encodes MVRSWAVVAAAFLLSAAIVGGSLIAANTIDYVKTFDSSVLTVTGSTDVQITSDQIKWSGTFGRDVPVASLQQGYAQMLSDADIVSKFLADQGVAKDEITMSSILQSPIQEQCGNPPRAGCTNAIVAYRLTQEVTINSAEVDKITGIAQKTSQLIDQGVIFSGRNPEYFYSKLPDLRVQLFAGATKDAQARAEQIAGSTGARLGHLVSASTGVIQITPPNSTQISDQGTYDTSTIQKKVTGVVRAQFTLGR
- a CDS encoding EAL domain-containing protein, whose protein sequence is MIGRVQTALRQVARPAAADSHSGPIEALVIEALGIALAFYVFSTAFGWVTGDLKTLIGDITPLPFTLAAAAMASRVGNVPALQRRARWAWRVLAMAFLAYAVGDAIWAFDELVLGEVAFPSWADAAYVLFYPLVLTGLVLFPPAPRTRAEQTKFWLDLAAVVLGSGMIVWYFVIRPIASAQQSDPLAAAIAILYPVGDLVLIGGVGALLLRLTPTANRTPLLILGGSLTLFVAADLAYGPKILSDTYVSGDWLDLIWVGAEWLLAVAAYVQLSAVDRPLASRERVVRQTISWIPYVGLALGYGLLMAVSRVPTDEALPDLVLGAIALTTIVLIRQVAALRENALLLEERAAHRREARWESLVQQASDVILIVDDRAVIRYATPSVASQLGHRPRDIEGTSLLALIHPDDAAIASEFLAQSTAHVGAGPSSEWRLRSETGAWRTVEVLANNLTGDANVDGIVLTFRDISDRKEFEEQLRRQAFEDPLTGLANRALFRDRVAHSLARGRRSMTPAVVLFLDLDNFKVVNDSLGHRAGDDLLREVADRVASSVRPGDTVARFAGDEFAILLADPASTEDATTVGERIVKELRQPFAVQGREVFVECSIGIASAACSQSKHVDQCADDLIRNADAAMYVAKRRGGGRAEVFAPHMHADALAHLRLITDLRHAIERDEFFLLYQPIVDLDSGALTGVEALVRWRHPERGIVPPAAFISIAEETGLVVPIGLWVLEQACRQGELWRSQDSVHPVMVSVNLSARQLREDNLVRDVAAVLHETAFPPHLLTLEVTESTLVEGSERVIGRLTDLKRLGIRLSLDDFGTGYSSLSYLQNLPIDALKIDKSFVDRLGAAEEATTLVETVVAMSRALHLSTVAEGIEDAQQADRLRSLGCALGQGYFFARPLPAAEITPLVGQRFSVRQASLVG